The genomic region CCTCCCACGGCCGACACTCCGCCCCAGCCCCAAAGGCTCCATGCCGTGCCCGAGAGGAGCGTGCCCAGTGACCCCCCGATGAAGTAGGCGGTCATAAAAATCGTGTTGATGCGGTTCGACGCCTTGGGGTTCAAGGAGAAGATGACGGTCTGGTTACTCAGTTGAATGCACTGCATGCCGATGTCGAGAATGAGTATGGTGGCGATGATGGCGGCGTAGGTGTCTCCCCATTGGTAGGCGATGGCCCAGGCACTCAGCATGAGGACGGCACCGAGCAGGTTGAAGCGGTGCACCCCGAAGCGGGTGACCAGCCGTCCCACGAGCGATGCGGTCAGGGCGCCGGCCACGCCGCACAGTCCCAGCAGTCCCACGACGTCGCTGCCGGCATAGAACGGCGCCTGCTCCATGCGGAAGGTGAGAGAGGCCCAAAGCGTGAGGAACGAACCGAACGCCAAGGCGGCCCGCAAGGCGCAGATGCGCAAGAGCCGGTGCTCGCGGACAAGGGCGAAGAGCGAATTCATCAACCGGCGGTATGTGCCGTTGTAGTTGCGCTCGGTGCCCGGCATGATGCGCCACACGACAAAGGTGCAGATGATTATTGCGCCGGCGGCAATGGCATACATGGCGCGCCAGCCGAGCCATTCGCCCACCAGTCCGCTTATCACCCGCGAAGCCAAGATGCCGGTAAGCAGTCCCGAGACGATGAGACCCACGTTGGCGCCCTTCTTCTCGGGACGGGAATATTGGGCGGCGATGGGGATAAATATTTGCGGCATGACCGAGCAGACGCCCACGGCAAACGATGCGGCCATGACCGGGAGATAATGTCCCGACACGGCGATGCAGAGCAGGGCGGCTGCCAGCAGGGTGAAGCTGCCTGCCACGATTTTCTTGCGGTCGAACATGTCGCCCGAGGGAATGACAAAAAACAACCCGCAGGCATAGCCCACCTGGGTAATCATGGCGATGAGGCTGGCTCTCCACTCGTCGACGCCCAGGTCATTGCCCATGAGCGAGAGGAGGGGCTGGCAGTAATAGATGTTGGCTACCGAGATGGCGGCCATGCAAGCCATGGTAAAGAGCAGCGATGCCGAGATGCCTTCGTTGTCTCTCAGTTGCAGCGGTTGTTTCATGTGATTGTGCCGGTTCTTGTTTGGGGGGAATGGCTATAAAAAAGAAAAAACCTTACAACCGGAATTGTAAGGTTTTGTAGCGAAGCCGGGAATCGAACCCGGGTCTCATCCGTGAGAGGGATACGTGCTAGGCCACTACACTACATCGCCATCATTTAAGACGCCACAAAGGTAGTTGTTTTGTGAATACGGCAAAAGAATTTTACATATTTTAATACGATTCTCCCTGCCGATTCCCTTCTTGACGCTTTTATTGCTCGCTGAGCCCGAACAACCGACAGGCGTTGGCATAGGTCTCGGCTTCGATTTCGGCCCTGTCTCGATGCAATTCGGCGGCGATGAAATCGGCCGTTTGGGCGATGTAGGCCGGCTCGTTGCGTTTCCCGCGGTAGGGGACGGGCGCCAGGTAGGGGGCGTCGGTTTCGAGCAGCAGTCGGTCTGACGGGATAGCCGGGAGCACTTCGCGCAGGGTGCTTTTCTTGAACGTGACGGTGCCGTTGATGCCGATGTAGAAGTCGCCCAGCGCAAAAATCTGCGACAGGGTATCGATGTCGCCGCTGAAACTGTGGAAAACGCCGCGCAGGCCGAGGTGCGACAGCCGGCCCAGGAGCGAAATGATGGGCTCGAATGCCTCCCGGCAGTGAATGATGACGGGCAATGACCGTTGGGTGGCAAGGCGCACTTGGGCTTCCAGTGCGTCGAGTTGCTCGTGCAGATGGCTTTTGTCCCAGTACAGGTCGAGTCCTATCTCTCCCACGGCACGATAGGGGTAACGGTCGAAAAGCTCGAACGTGCGGTCGAGCGCCTCAGAATAATGTTCGGTCACCGAGGTGGGGTGCAGACCCATGGCGGCGATGCACAAGGAGGGGTAGGCGTCGAGGGTGCGGTGCAGGGCATCGACGGTGTCGAGGTCGACATTGGGGAGCATGAGGCGGCCGATGCCGTTTGCGAGGGCGCGGTGCACCACCGCGTCGCGGTCGGGGTCGAACTCGGGCAGGTAGATGTGGGTGTGGGTGTCGAAAATCATCGTCTTCCCGTTTAGAAGTTGCGTTGCATGAGGCGGGCGGCCAGTTCACGCAACGGAGCCGTGCGGTCGGCCGGGACGCTCAGCGAGTCGAGCTGTTGCAGGGACAAGGTGTCGTATTGCTCGATTTTTTCGAGGCAGAGCCGGTCGACGCCCAGCCGGTTGTAGAGTGCCGTGACGGCGGCGATCTTCTCGGCCGGGTCGTAGTCTGTGGCCGAGAGCCAGCGGTCGAGTTCTTCGCGATCGGCTCCCTGGGCGAGACGTTGGGCATTGATGAGCATGTAGGTCTTTTTGTTGTTGAGAATATCGCCCCCGATATTTTTCCCGAAAACCCGTGCGTCACCATACACATCGAGGAAGTCGTCGCGTAATTGGAATGCCAGTCCCAAGTTCACGCCGAAGTCGTATATCGCCTTGGCGTCGTTGTCGGTCGCTCCGGCAATGAGGGCGCCGATTTTCAGGGCGCCGCCCAGCAGTACGGCGGTTTTCAGCCGTATCATCTCGATGTATTCCTCCTCGCACACATCGCTGCGGCTTTCAAATTCCATGTCATATTGTTGGCCTTCGCATATTTCGAGGGCGGTTTTCAGAAACACGTCGCACACCGCCTTGCGGCTTGGTGCAGGCGATTTCACCACTTGCATGAAGGCCAGGATTTGCATGGCGTCGCCCGAGAGAATGGCCGTGTTCTCGTCCCACTTCACATGCACGGTGGGTTTCCCGCGGCGCAGGTCGGCCTTGTCCATCACGTCATCGTGCAGCAGGGTGAAGTTGTGGAAGATTTCGATGCCGGCGGCGGCATCGAGGGCCTCGCGGTAGTCGCCGTCGAAAAGTTCGCACGACAAGAGCGTCAGGACAGGGCGTATGCGTTTCCCTCCCAAAGCCAGTTCGTAGCGTATGGGGTTATAGAGTTCGGCCGGTGCCGGCGGGTAGGCAACGGCATCGAGCGTTTTTTGTACAATGGCGATGAATTCTTCCGGTGTGTGCATATAAGTATAATACGATTGAATAAACAGTTTCCCAAAAGTACATCTTTCTTTCCGATTCAACGGTAAAAGTCAACGAAAAAAAGAACCTATAAAAATTACCTTCCTCATACTTCCGAAGCCATTTTCCCGTTATACCAAAAAGATTGTGTATCTTTGACCGCATGATGAACGCACGTTCCCACTCCCTTTATGCCCGAATTTTTGCTGTGGCAATGGCCCTGTTGCCCCTCGGTTGCGTGGTGGCGCAAGAGGGCAAGAGTTCGTTCGACGTTCTCAATCTGCCGGTATCGTCGCATATCAATGCCTTGGGTGGGAATAACATCTCCATTGTCGAAGAAGACATCACCGTGATGTATCACAATCCGGCGCTCGTGGGGCAGGAAATGAGCATGCAGATGGCGGCCAATTATATGCGTTATGTGGCCGGCATCAACCTGGGCGGCGTGTCGTATGCGCAAGCGGCGGGCGCGCACGGTACTTGGGCGGCCGGATTGCAGTTTGCCGGTTACGGGACGATGCGGCAGACCGACGCCGCCGGTACCATAACCGGGACATTCAACCCCAAGGATATTCTCTTCGGCGGCCTGTATGCCCACGACATCACCTCCTCGTTGCGGGGCGGCATTTATGCCAAGATGCTCTATTCCACCTATGAGAGTTATACGGCCTTGGCTATGTTTGTCGATTTGGGTATCAACTATTACCATGCCGAAAAAGAATTTTCACTCTCCCTGGTGGTGAAAAACCTCGGTGGACAGTTGAAGAGATACGATACCGAGAATATCGCCATGCCCTGGGACATACAGCTCGGCTTTTCCAAGACCCTCCGGCATGCCCCGTTCCGCTTTTCGCTCACGGCACAACACCTGACCCGTTGGCATCTGCCCTTTGAGACGGTCGACGATGCCGGAGAGCTCGAAGTCAAGGACAACTTTGCTTCCAACCTTTTCCGCCATCTGGTCTTTGGCGTCGATTACATACCCAGCCGCAATTTCTACCTGGCCATAGGGTATGACTACAAGCGCAAGAGCGACATGGCGACCGCCGGCCGTCGCATCTTGTCGGGCTTCACGGCCGGAGCCGGCATACGCGTCAAGATGTTTGGCATCGGAGTCTCCATGGCCCAGCACCATGCCAACGGTTTCACTTTCATGACCAATCTCACGGCCGATATCTCGCAATTCCTCCATCGATAATCTATATATAATATAAGAATGGATTCACCCAAGAAAATTGTCATTGCCATCGACGGCTATGCCTCGTGCGGTAAAAGCACCATGGCCAAGGAGTTGGCGCGCAAAATAGGATATGTCTATATCGACAGCGGTGCCATGTACCGCGCCGTCACATTGTATTGCATCGAAGAAGGTCTCTTCGAGGGCGATGCGTTGCAACTCGACGCGTTGCGTCGTCGCATCGACAATATCGACATCTCGTTCCGTCTCAATGCCGGGACCGGCCGTCCCGAGACCTATCTCAACGGTCGTAATGTCGAACGCGAAATTCGCAGCATGGCCGTCTCCTCCAAGGTGAGCCATGTGGCCGCTGTCGGTTTTGTGCGGAGTAAACTGGTCGCCTTGCAGCAGGCGATGGGAAAAGAAAAGGGCATTGTCATGGACGGCCGCGACATCGGAACCGTCGTTTTCCCCGATGCCGAGT from Candidatus Caccoplasma merdavium harbors:
- a CDS encoding TatD family hydrolase; translated protein: MFDTHTHIYLPEFDPDRDAVVHRALANGIGRLMLPNVDLDTVDALHRTLDAYPSLCIAAMGLHPTSVTEHYSEALDRTFELFDRYPYRAVGEIGLDLYWDKSHLHEQLDALEAQVRLATQRSLPVIIHCREAFEPIISLLGRLSHLGLRGVFHSFSGDIDTLSQIFALGDFYIGINGTVTFKKSTLREVLPAIPSDRLLLETDAPYLAPVPYRGKRNEPAYIAQTADFIAAELHRDRAEIEAETYANACRLFGLSEQ
- a CDS encoding MFS transporter encodes the protein MKQPLQLRDNEGISASLLFTMACMAAISVANIYYCQPLLSLMGNDLGVDEWRASLIAMITQVGYACGLFFVIPSGDMFDRKKIVAGSFTLLAAALLCIAVSGHYLPVMAASFAVGVCSVMPQIFIPIAAQYSRPEKKGANVGLIVSGLLTGILASRVISGLVGEWLGWRAMYAIAAGAIIICTFVVWRIMPGTERNYNGTYRRLMNSLFALVREHRLLRICALRAALAFGSFLTLWASLTFRMEQAPFYAGSDVVGLLGLCGVAGALTASLVGRLVTRFGVHRFNLLGAVLMLSAWAIAYQWGDTYAAIIATILILDIGMQCIQLSNQTVIFSLNPKASNRINTIFMTAYFIGGSLGTLLSGTAWSLWGWGGVSAVGGIMALLSLGFTVYTKE
- the porQ gene encoding type IX secretion system protein PorQ; this translates as MALLPLGCVVAQEGKSSFDVLNLPVSSHINALGGNNISIVEEDITVMYHNPALVGQEMSMQMAANYMRYVAGINLGGVSYAQAAGAHGTWAAGLQFAGYGTMRQTDAAGTITGTFNPKDILFGGLYAHDITSSLRGGIYAKMLYSTYESYTALAMFVDLGINYYHAEKEFSLSLVVKNLGGQLKRYDTENIAMPWDIQLGFSKTLRHAPFRFSLTAQHLTRWHLPFETVDDAGELEVKDNFASNLFRHLVFGVDYIPSRNFYLAIGYDYKRKSDMATAGRRILSGFTAGAGIRVKMFGIGVSMAQHHANGFTFMTNLTADISQFLHR
- a CDS encoding (d)CMP kinase; this encodes MDSPKKIVIAIDGYASCGKSTMAKELARKIGYVYIDSGAMYRAVTLYCIEEGLFEGDALQLDALRRRIDNIDISFRLNAGTGRPETYLNGRNVEREIRSMAVSSKVSHVAAVGFVRSKLVALQQAMGKEKGIVMDGRDIGTVVFPDAELKIFLTASPEVRAQRRVDELRGRGQTVSYEEVLHNVKERDRIDETREVDPLRRADDALLLDNSAMTLQQQDEWLLRAYRRAVGLDK
- a CDS encoding polyprenyl synthetase family protein is translated as MHTPEEFIAIVQKTLDAVAYPPAPAELYNPIRYELALGGKRIRPVLTLLSCELFDGDYREALDAAAGIEIFHNFTLLHDDVMDKADLRRGKPTVHVKWDENTAILSGDAMQILAFMQVVKSPAPSRKAVCDVFLKTALEICEGQQYDMEFESRSDVCEEEYIEMIRLKTAVLLGGALKIGALIAGATDNDAKAIYDFGVNLGLAFQLRDDFLDVYGDARVFGKNIGGDILNNKKTYMLINAQRLAQGADREELDRWLSATDYDPAEKIAAVTALYNRLGVDRLCLEKIEQYDTLSLQQLDSLSVPADRTAPLRELAARLMQRNF